DNA from Acidobacteriota bacterium:
CGTTGGCAGTCGCTGATCGTCGTCGACCGATTGACGAGCACCATCATGCGCGGGGCCTACCGCAACAACCCCGATCCGATGCAGATCGTCAGCGGTCGACATGTGGGCCGACCGCGTACCGTTCACTACGAAGCGCCGCCTGCCGTTCAGGTGCCCGCCGAGATGGAGCGTTTCCTGGACTGGTACAACGGCGACAGTGGAGAGCTCGCCGGACCGGTCCGCGCCGCCGTTGCGCACGTCTGGTTCGAGAAGATCCATCCGTTCGACGACGGCAACGGGCGGGTGGGCCGCGCGATCTCGGATCACGCGCTTTCACAGTCCCTTGGCCGACCTACGCTCGCGTGTCTGGCGACCGCCATTGGTGCAAGCCGGGACGGCTACTACGATGCGCTCGAAGCGGTCGGCCGGGGCAACCTCGACCTCGGCAGCTTCCTTGACTACTTCACTGCCGCCATCGTCCACGCACAGGAGATCGCCCTGGCCGAAGTGGCGTTCGTTCTGGACAAGACCCGGTTCCACGACCGCTACGGCGACCGGTTGAATGAGCGTCAGCGCAAGGTCATCGCCAGGGTCTTCGCCCAGGGGCGGACCGGATTCGCGGGCGGGCTGTCCGCCAGGAACTACGTATCGATAGCCAAGTGCTCGCCGGCGACCGCCACCCGTGATCTGGCCGCCCTACGCGACATGGGCGCGGTCGCTTCTTCCGGCCGGGGACGCGCACTTCGTTACGAGATCTCGTGCCCTGGACCGACTTCCGGCTGGTCTGAGTCGGCCACGAACTGGACGGCTGGCGCGCAGGGTTCCGGTTGACGGTGCACTAGCCGATCGCGTCCACAACGGAGCGGGCGCGGGTCCGCCAGGGGCTATTCTCAAGCCATGGAACCTGCCGCGCAGGCTCTCCTCGTCGGTCCGACCGGGAAGCTGATGGCCGAGATCGTCGAACCCCAGTTGGGGCGGCAGGCGGTGGGGGCCGATCCGAGAGTGGTCGCCCTGCTCAGGATGACGATTGACGACGTGGCCAAGGAAGTCGGCCTGACCCACCTGCTCAAGGGCAACGTGATCGTCATCGTGACGACGGGGACCGTGGACGCTCAAGCGCGTCGCTACGCCAACAGGGTCATGGCCGACTCCAACCTGGCGATCGTCCTGATCGACGGACGGGACCTGAAGACCATCGCCAGCAGACCGACCCGCATCGTCGACATCTTCGAGCGAGATCGCGAAACTGGGGCTCAGACACTCGTCGATCAGGAACTTCAACGCGAAGCGGACAGATCGTCCATGGCGGCCTCTCCCGTCATGGTCGGCTCGCGGGCGCGCCAGACAGGCGCCCGGCGGGGTCGTCCGCGCCGGGGATAGGCCCGCGCATAGATGGCCGCTAGCTCGATCTTCCTCTTCGTGAGCCGCGGAAACTCTTCGTGAATGGCTCGGGCACTGTCGCCGTTGGCCAGCATGTCGGCGATGTCGTGAACCGGAATGCGGGTCCCCTTGAAACAAGGTGCCCCTGACAACACGGCCTCATCGCACTCGACCGCATCGCGAGCGCTCGAAAGCACGGAGAGGCCTCTGCGCACCTCGCTCTTCATCGCGGCTCCTCCCGTTATCTTCCCCAGCACCGCAAAGAAGATCAATAGCTGGAGATGCCGATCTCCTTCTCGGTGATGAACTCGAGCAGCGCCGGCGTCCCGGACTCGGTCGCCGCGATGCCGCGGCGGATCGCGGGCACGATCTCCGCCGCGTCGGTGACCCGTTCGCCGTAGCCGCCGAAGGCCTTCGCCATGTCGGCGTAGTGGCCGGAGATGTCCGTGCTGCGGTACTTCTCGGTTGCCACCTGCATGATCGGCAGTTCGATCGCCATCGAGAAGTTGTTGAACAGGATCGAGAGGATCGGCAGGCGTTCGCGCACCGCGGTCTCGAAGTCCATGCCGGTGAAGCCGATCGCGGCGTCGCCCCAGACGTTGATGCAGAGCTTGTCGGGCTGGGCCAGCTTGGCGCCCATCGCCAGGCCGAGGCCGTAGCCGAGCTGGGTCGTCTTTCCCCAGCCGATGTAGGAGAGCGGCGTCGTGCTGCGCCAGAACGGTGAGATCTGGTCCCGCGGCGAGCCGGCGTCGTGGGTGATGATCACGTTGTCGCGGTCGACCGTGTGCATCAGGTCCCAGAGCACCCGGTAGGGCGACAACGGCGCCGAGTCGGAAGTCAGCTTCGGCATCCACTCGTCGAGCCAGCCGGAGCGGATCCGCTCGATCTCGGCCGGCACGGAGTCGGCCCGCGAGGCCGCGTGCGGCAGCGAGCGGCCCTCCAGCTCGGCGATCAGGGCCGCCAGCGTCAGCTTCGCGTCGCCCGCCACCACGCAGTCCGAGGCGACGTTCTTGTTCAGGTCGACCGGATCGAGCGTGGCGTGGACGTACTTCGCCTGCGGGTACTTGCCGAAGTAGAGGCCGAACGCGGTGGTCGTGAAGCTGCAGCCGATGCCGAAGATCACGTCGGCCGCGCCCAGGAATTCGTGGACCGTCTTGGGCACCGCGCGGCCGCCCGAGCCGAGCGCAAGCGGATGGTCCTCGTTGAAGGCGCTCTTGCCGCCGAGGCTGGTCGTCACCGGCGCGTTCAGGAGTTCGGCCAGGCGCTGCAGCTCGTACCAGGCCTCGGCGTAGTGGACGCCCTGTCCCGCGTAGATCACCGGCCGCTCCGCCGCCGCCAGCATTTCCGCCGCGCGGCTCACCAGGTCCGGATCGGGACCCACGCGCACGGTGCCGCTCGGCCGGGGACCGAGGTCGTCCGGCACGTCCTCGCCGAACACGTCCGCCGGCACCTCGACCATCACCGGTCCCGGTCGGCCCGAGCGGAGCTGGGTGAAGGCGCGGCGCATCACTTCGGGCAGCGCCCTGCCCATGCTGAGCGGCTCGCACCACTTCGTCACGTGCTGGAAGTTGGCCACCGCGTTGAAGTTCGGCGCCACGTGCATCGCCCGGCGGCTGTAACCCATCGGCATGACGAGGATGGGCGCCGACTCGCCGTAGGCCTGGGCCACGCCGCCGAAGGCGTTCTCGGTGCCCGGCCCGCTCTGCATCGTGAAGACGCCGAGCTGCCGGCCGGAGCTCAGCCGGCTGACGGCGTCGGCCATGTGCAGGCCGATCCGCTCCTGGCGGACGATCACGGTGCGGATGTCGGCCACCGCCGCGGCCTCGATAATCGGGTTGACCGGGTAGGCGAGGATGAACTCCACGCCCTCCCGCTTGAGGTACTCGGCGACGCCCTGGGCTACCTTCACGCTGGAACTCCTGTTGTCAACGGGCGGCTACGATACCCGGAACCAGGAACGTTCCAGAAGCTGGAGGACACAAGAGATGGAAGACACCGCGAAGAGGATCAGCCAGATGACGATTGCAGCGGTCCTGCTGGCGCTCGGCGCGGCCTTCGCCGTCACCCCGAACGCGCCAACCCTTTCCGGGCCCATCGCGGGCGGGGAACGCGGCACGCCGTTCGCCGCCGTGAACGTGGCGGATCGCGGCTATCTGACCGAGGAGTACTTCCTCGAGGGCGAGGCGACCGCGTACGAGCTCGCCTCTGGCGCTCAGGGAGCGGACGGCCAGTGGAGGACCCGGGCGTCCACCGACAAGGCCGATTTCAAGACACGCCTGCTGGTGGTCCGGCCGCAAGACGCGTCGGCATTCAACGGCACGGTCATCGTCTTCTGGCTGAACGTCACCGCCGGCTTCGAACTGGGTTCCGCCAGTGACGAGGCCCTGCGCGGCTATGCCTGGGTGGGCGTATCCGCGCAAAAGGTCGGTGTCCACGGCTTCCCCCAGAATCCCGGCGGACTCAAGGCGTGGGACCCGAAACGCTACGGCTCGCTCGAGCATCCCGGGGACGCCTACTCCTACGACATCTTCACCCAGGTCGCGAGAGCCATCGGTCCGGAGCGCGACCGGCAAGGCCTGGACCCGATGGGCGGCCTCGAGGTCGAGCGCCTGATCGCCGCCGGCGCTTCCCAGTCGGCCGCGCGGTTGCGCACGTACATCAACGGCGTCCACCCGCTGACCGAGATGTTCGATGGCTACCTGCCGTTCATCGACTTCGGCGGCGTGGTGCCGTTCGCGTCCGAGCGTGGCGGCGGACGGCGGGGACGCAGTCTCGCGTCGATCCGATCCGACCTGGACGTCCCGGTGATCGTCGTGAACTCGGAAACCGAGTTGACCAGCTACCACCCCATCCGCGAGGCGGACTCGGCCCGCTTCCGTCTCTGGGAGGTGCCGGGGACGTCGCACGTATCCGCGGCGCGACCGAAGGAACGCACGGTCGAAGGCTCCAACTGGCTGTCCTACACGCCGGTGTACCAGGCCGCGATCAGGCATCTGCACCGCTGGATCAGGGACGGTGTCGAACCACCGACCATGCCGCGCGTGGAGATGAAGGCCGGCGATCCGAATCCCGAGGTCGTCCGGGACGAACACGGCAACGGCAAGGGCGGCATTCGGCTGCCGGAGCTCGAGGCGCCGACCGCCTCGCACAGCGGATTCGGCACGCAGAGGGAGGGGACGCGGTTCGGCTTCCTGTACGGCACGGCGACCGATTTCGACAGCGAACAGCTAGCGGCCCTGTACCCGGACAGCAAGCACTATCTCGATGCCTGGAACGCGGCACTGGACCGTTCGATCGAGCAGGGCATGATCCTGCCCGAGGACGCGCCAGCGATGCGGCAGCGGACCGCGGCCTGGGCGGCGCGGCTGGATCAGAGGCCGTAGTAGCCGCGGTACCAATCGACGAAACGGGGGATGCCGACGGCGATCGCGGTCGTCGGCTCGTAGCCGAGGTACTCCCTGGCGCGCGTCAGGTCGGCTGACGTCCGCACGACGTCGCCCGGCTGCATCGGCAGGAACTCCTTGTCGGCCTCGCGACCGCAACTGCGTTCGATCTGCCGGATGAACTCCATCAGTTCCTCGGTGCGGCCGGCGGCGAGGTTGCAGACGAGGTCCTCGTGGTTGCGGTCGATCGCCGAGACGACGCCGGCGACGATGTCGTCGATGTAGGTGAAGTCCCGGTGCATCCGGCCGTGCCCGAAGACGTTGATCGGCTCCCCGCGGAGCAGGGCGCCGGTGAAGAGAAACAGGGCCATGTCGGGCCGGCCCCAGGGGCCGTAAACGGTGAAGAAGCGCAGACCGGTCACGCGCACGCCGTAGAGGTGGTGGTACACGGACGCCATCAGCTCGTTCATCTTCTTCGTCGCGCCGTAGAGCGAGCGCTGGGAAGACGTGCTGTCCGTTTCACTCAGCCGATCGCGCGTGCTGTCGCCGTAGACCGAGCTGCTCGAGGCGTAGATCAGGCCGCCGACCTCGTGGTCGCGGCACAGTTCGAGGACGTACGTGAAGGCCTGCACGTTGTCGCGCACGAACTGGTTCGGATGGTCGATCGAGTGCCGCACACCGGCCTGGGCCGCGAGGTGGCAGACCCTGGTCTCCGTGCCGGAGACGCCGCGGACGAGGTCGTCGAAGGCGTCCTGCAGGGCCTCCCGGTCGCCGACGTCGGCACGCACCAGGCGGAAGTTGGGTTGCTCCTCGAGGATCGCGTTGCGCCGCTCCTTGAGCTGGGGGTCGTAGTACGGATTGAAGTTGTCGTAGCCGATCACCTCGTCGCCACGCTCAAGCAGGGCCCTGGCCACGTTGAAGCCGATGAATCCGGCGCTGCCGGTCAGCAGGACCTTCACGAGACGCCTCCGGTCGGGGCACTCCGCCAGCGCTCAGCGAGCTGGGCCACGGGGTCGATCAACAGGTCCTCGACGGGGAGTTCGGCGAGCAGCCGGTCGTCGAAGTCGGGCGCTTTCCTGAGCACGTGGTCCCGGAGACCGTCGTATCGCTCGCGGTAGTCCGACAGCAGGCGCCGCATCGCGGGAGCTTCCGCCCGTTCCCGGAAGCGCACGTGGATCAGGACGAGGGCCGAGACTCCGCCGTCCGTGAACTCCGGCACGACGATGAAGACCCGTCCGTCGGTCCGCCCTCGGGCCGCCATCAGCCGGCCTTCGACCGCCACCGCGTACTTGGTGCCCTGGAGCAGCGGTTGCCGGACCGTCCGCGACTGGAGGTCGCGGCAGAGGCCGCCGGCGCGCAGGACCCGAATCGTGGCGTCGTCGCCAGGCGGCGGGCCGTCGCCGCCCGCCCGGAGCCGGTAGCGGACGTAGCCGAGAACCTGGTCGACGAAGGGGTCGAGCGCGTTCATCGTCCGCCGATCCTCGACCGAGATCGACTCCTCCGGTGAACCGGCCTGGTGGGTCGCCGCCGCCAGGGACATCCGGCCGAGAGTCTGGTCGTGCCGCGAGATGCCCACGGTGACCGTCTTCGCCTGGTGCTTGATCGTGTCGATGTGCCGGGTGAGGTCGTCGATCGCCGGAGTGAGAGCACCTCGCAACGCCCCCAGTGCGTTCTCTTCGCCGCCGTCGGCAGCGCCACGCAGCCCGTCGAGGGCCACCGCCAGCCGCACCGCCCTGCCGACGTGCAGGTTGCCGTCGTACCGGTCGCCGGCCAGGCCTTCGCCGACGGCGTCGATGTCGGCGCCGGCGACCTCGCGCAGTCGAGCCACCGGCCGCGCCTTGCCCCCGGCGACCACGTCGTCCACCGCCGTGCGAATCGCCCGCAGCGGCCTGGCGAGGTCGTCGATGGCGAGGGCCGCGTAGTAGCCGAACAGGTGACCGACGACTGTCGCCAGCACGAAGGACAGCTCGGGCGGCACCTCGGGCACTTCGATCGCCGCAGCCGCGGACGGGAACGCCGCGCCCTCGGAGGCGATGACGATCGGCGTCGCCCGGTGCGCGCGGTAGACGTCGATCTCCTTGCGCGTGTCAGCCGCCGTCGAGCCCTGGACTCCGGTCGCGCAGACCAGGATGAGGGGCTCGGACGACAGGTCGATGTGCTTCTTGTCTTCCGTGGCGTCGCAGGCGATCGCCTTGTAGCAGAGCTCGGAGAGCTTGATCCGGATCTCCTCCGCGGCGATCCGGTCAAGGCCGTTACCGACAACCGACCAGTCCCGCAATCGCGGCGCGTACTCCCTGGCGGCAGCGGCGATCGCGGGTCGCAGGGTCAGAGTGCGCTCCATCGCGCCGGGCAGGTTCCGCAGTTCCCGCAGAAGGCGGTCGGCGGCGGGGCGTTCGTCCGGCCCGCCCGCGACCTGGTCGGCGATTGCCACGGCGAGCAGCATCCCCGCTGCGATCTGGGAGTAGAAGGCCTTGGTGGACGCAACACTCATCTCGACGTCCCGCCCGTCCGAGGTGTAGAGCACACCGTCCGCCCGGTCCGCCAGATCCGAGTTGCGGCGGTTCACGATCGCGATCGCGCGGGCGCCCCGCCGCTGCGCCAGGTTGACCGTGCGCAGCGTGTCCGTCGTCGTGCCGGACTGGCTGACCGCGACGACCAGGGTGTCGCGCATGTCAGGCGCCAGGTGGAAGCCCGAGAGCTCGGTGGCCGGCATCGCGTCGACCCGGGGGCGGCTGAGGCCACGCTCGCGCAGACGTCCCTCGATCGCCACGGCGATGCCCTGACCGGCGACGGCCGCTGTGCCCTGACCGGTGACGACGATGCGCGCAACCGCCCCCTCCCGCAGGCCGCGCGCAACCACCTCCGGCAACGTCGGCTCACCGACCGAAACCCGCAGGCGCCCGGTCGCGTCCTCCCGCAGCTTGCCGCGCACCGTGTTGCGCACGGAACGCGGCGCCTCGCTGATCTCCTTGAGCAGGAAGTGAGGGAACTCGCCCCGGTCGATGTCGCGGGTCGTGATTTCGGCATGATCGAGCTCTTCCGGCACCAACGGCAGCGGCGAGCCTCCGGCCGAGTACCGCTCGATGCCCTCGAGTTCGCCGGCGCGATCGGCGTCGAGTACGGCGATCTGGCCCCAACCGGCGCCGGCGCGGTCCGGTTCCGCCTCGCCGTCCAGACGCAGCCAGGTCGAGCTCTCCTCGACCAGGCCGTAGGGTTCGCTGGCGACCACGAAGGCGTGATCGGCCAGCCCGACGTAGAGACCCTGGCCGCTGCCCTGGGTCGCCAGGTAGAGCCGTGACGGATCGTCCCAGGTGAGCGCACCGAGAGCGAGCGAACCCTCGAACGCGGCCACGGTCGCGCGGAAGGCGTCGAAGGCCGTGTCGCCGCCGGCCAGCCGGCGCGACATGAGAACCGGCATCACCTTCGCGTCCGTGGTGATGCGCGAGTCGAACTCCAGGCTCTCGAGCACCGTCAGGTCGGCGTGGTTGTCGATGTCGCCGTTGATCGCCGCGATCACCTGGGGCGGCCGCTCCGCGTCGTTCAGCGGATGCGCGTTCGCCTCGTTGATCCGGCCGACGCTGGCCCAGCGCGTGTGCCCGAGCACGGCCGCCTCGACGTCCGGGCTCCCGACCGCCGCCGCCAGCAACGGATCGGAGGCGACCGCGTCGCGCAGAAAACGGACGTTGTCGCCCAGTTCCCCGATCTCCTCCGCGCACTTGTAGACCAGGCCGATCCGTGCTCCACTCAACAGAACCGCGCGATGACCGAACAACGGATCCCCGGCGCGGCCGTCGAGTTCGGCACGGATCGCCGGATCGTCCGGGTCGACGCCGTGCCCGGAGAGCAGGAGGAACAGCCCGGCCGAGTCCCGGCCGCGGATCTCGAGCCGGTCGAGCGAGGAGAAGGCCTGCTGAACGGCGATCAGAACGTCGAGCCCGGCGTCGCTGACACCGGCCGGCACCAGTGCGTCCACTTCAACCGCGGTCCGTAGCCGGTCGCGGCGAATCGCCCACTCTGCGTCGGCCAACGCCGCCGCGGCCCGATTCACCGCCTCCAGGCCGGCATCGCCGAAGCGCGCAGCACCGGCATCGAGGCTGACTTGCAGCCGGCTCACCGCCGCGGAGCAGGGCGCCAGGGCATCGGCGATCGCGGCCCGCAGCGATTCGTCGCGCACGAGGGACCGAACAGCCGGGCGGGCCCGCAACCGCCGGTCCCAGTCGGCCAGTCCGGATGCCGCGGCCGAAAGGGACGAGGCCAGCTCCTGCGCCTCGGCGCGGCCGCTATCGCGAACCGCGGCCCCGGCGGCTCGGCCGGCGGCCGCGAGGCCCTCCAGCAGCTCGCGCGAGTCGATCGCCGGTCCGGGGTGGGGGCGCATCAGGATGCCGACGATCCCGCACATGGGTTCCCGAAGCTTAGCCCGGATCCCATCCAGCGACGCTAAGCTCGCACCCTCGGGAGATCCGACCGGAATGCAGGACACATCGACATTCCTCGCCGCGGTGGTCCAGATGGGCTCCACCTCGGACGAGCAGGCGAACTGGGAAGCCGCCCGGCACTGGATCGAGACAGCCGCGGACCGCGGAGCCACGTTCGTGTCCACGCCCGAGAACACGAACTACCTCGGGCCGCACAAGGAGAAAGTCGAGCTGGCCGAGCCGACCTCGGGCGCCACCTGCGCCCGCTTCGCCGGCCTGGCCCGGGACCGCGGCATCTACCTCCTGCTCGGCTCCTACAACGAGAAGGCGCCGGACGAGAGCGAGCGCTGCTACAACACGAGCGTCCTGTTCGACCCGCAGGGGGAGATCGTCGCCACCTACCGCAAGATCCACCTCTTCGACGTCGACGTCTCCCCGGAGGTCCGGTTCCTGGAGTCGAAGACGGCCGTACCCGGCGAGGACGTCGTGACGGTCGACACGCCGTTTGCGCGGCTCGGCCTCACGATCTGCTACGACATGCGCTTCCCCGAGCTCTACCTGAAGCTGGCCCGGAACGGCGCCGAGGTCCTGACCGTCCCTTCGGCCTTCACCCTGATGACCGGCAAGGATCACTGGTTCCCGCTGCTGCGGGCCCGGGCGATCGAAACCCAGTGCTACGTGCTGGCTGCGGCGCAGACCGGCCGCCACGACGACCGCGGGCTGCGCCACAGCTACGGCCACTCCGTGATCATCGACCCGTGGGGCCACGTCCTGGCCGATGCCGGCGACGGGCCCGGCATCGCGATCGCGGAGATCGACCGCAGCCGCGTCGCCGAGGTGCGGCGCTCGATGCCGGTCGCCTCGCACCGCAGGCTGCCGATCGGCTGAGCTCCGAGTCGGGCGATGGACATCTGGATCCTCATCGCGATCATCGTCTTCACGTTCCTGGCGTTCAGCTTCGAATGGCTACGGATCGACGCGGTCGCCCTCTCCAGCCTGGGGCTGCTGCTCCTGTTCGGACTGGTGACGCCCCAGGAGGCAATCCGCGGTTTCAGCAACGACGCCGTCATCACGGTGATGATGATGTTCATCCTGAGCTACGGGCTGACCCATACCGGTCTGATCGACCGCTTCGGCCAGAAGCTCGCGCAGATGTCCGGCCACACGCACTGGGCCGCCGCGATCACCCTGATCCTGGTCTGCGGAGTGCTCTCGGCCTTCATCAACAACACCGCCGCGCTGGCGATCCTGATGCCGGTCGCCATACAGATCGGGAAGCACTACGGCGTGTCGCCGTCGCGGATCCTGCTCCCTCTCTCCTACCTCTCGATCCTGGGCGGCACCTGCACCCTGATCGGCACGTCGACGAACCTGCTGGTCGCCTCCATATCGGCGGAGTACGGCTACGGAGCTTTCAGCATGTTCGAGTTCCTGGCGCTCGGACTGATCCTTCTGGTCGGCGGCTTCGCGTACATCGTCTTCGTGCCGATGCGCCGCCTCCCGGACCGCGCCGGCGCCTCCGACCTGACCACCAAGTACCGACTGTCCTCGTTCCTGACCGAGGTCCAGGTGCCGAAGGGGAGCTCGCTCGTCGGCAGCAACGTGGTCGACGCGCACATCAACGAACGTTTCCGCCTCACGGTGCTCGAGATCCTGCGCGGCGAGGAGCGGATCGCCGTCGAGCTCCGCTCCACGCCGATGCAGGGCGGCGACCTCCTGATCGTCGAAGGCCGGATGGACGACATCGTCAGCTTCCGCGACCACTACGGCCTGCGCCTTCGCACGGAGACGAAGATCGGCGACCGCGACCTCTCCGACAAGAACAACATCATGGCGGAGATCCAGCTCTCGCCGGTCTCCCGGGTCACCGGTTCGACCATTCGCGACCTTGACTTCCGCCGCCGCTTCGGCTGCTTCGTGCTGGCGCTCAACCGCACGGGCGACCCGATCCGCGAGAAGCTGGCCCACATCGTCCTCCACAACTGGGACACGCTGCTTGTCTTCGGCCCCCGTTCCCGGATCGAGGCCCTCTACGAGACGGAGGACTTCATCCCGTTGCAGCAGGACGTCAAGCTACGCCTCGTCACCCCGCGGCGCTGGTGGCTCGCCGTGGTGATCGTCCCGATCGTCGTCATCGTCGCGGCCACCGGCGTCACCTCGATCCTGAAGGCCTCGATCCTGGGCGCCGTGGCGCTGATCGCCTTCGGCGGCATCTCGGTGCAGCAGGCATACGAGGCGATCAACTGGACGGTCATCTTCCTGCTCGTCGGCACTCTGCCGCTGGGAATCGCGATGGAGAAGACCGGCCTCGCGGCAATGATCGGAGAGACGATCGCGAACGCCGGCGCCGACTACGGGCCCTGGGTGGTCATCGCGCTCATCTACGTAGCGACGGCCTTGCTCTCGGAGATCATCTCGAACAACTCGACCGCCGTGCTCATGGTGCCCATCGCCGGCACCGCCGCGGCGTCGATGGGACTCGACCCGAAGCCGTTCATGATGACCGTCGCCTTCGCCGCCTCCGCCAGCTTCCTGACCCCGATGGGCTACAAGACCAACGCCATGGTCTTCGGCCCCGGCGGCTACCGCTTCATGGACTACGTGAAGTTTGGTACACCGATCAAGATCCTCTGCTGCGTCCTGTCGGTGTGGCTGATTCCCGTGTTCTGGCCGCTGACCTAGGACCGCCTACCGCTGGCAGCGCGGGCAGTAGTACGTGCTGCGGTTGGAGATCACGATGCGGCGGATGCCCATCCCGCAGCCGGCCGGGCAAGCCTGCCCTTCCCGGTCGTACACGTCGAGCGAGACCTGGAAGTAGCCCGAGTTGCCTTCGCCGTCGGCGAAGTCGTTCAGCGTCGTCCCGCCCTGCTCGATTGCCTCGCCCAGCACCGCCCGCACCGCCGCGGCGAGAACGTCGAACCGTCGCCGGGCGATCCGCGCCACCGAACGGCGAGGATGAATGCGCGCCCGGTACAGCGCCTCGGAGGCGTAGATGTTGCCCACGCCGACGACGACCGAAGCGTCCATCAGGAAGCTCTTGACCGGGGCCGTCCGGCCGCGCGCGAGGCCGGCGATCCGGGCGCCGTCGAACCCGGGCGCCAGAGGTTCGACGCCGAGATGGCGAAAGTGCCGGTCCCGGTCCAGGCCCTCCGTCGAGGCAACGAAGGCGACGCCGAAACGACGCGGGTCACGGAAGCGCAGCCGGCGGCCGGAAGCGAGTTCGAAGCCCAGGTGCTCGTGGTCCGCGAGCGGTTCCATTCGATCGACCAGGGTCAGCCGGCCACTCATCCCGAGATGCACCACCAGGGTCTCGCCGCCGGAGGCGTCGATCCACAGGTACTTCGCGCGCCGGCGCAAACCGACGATCCTGCGGCCTTCCAGCCGGCGCAGCCGCCGTTCGCAGAGCGGCTCGCGCAGGGTCGGGAAGTGGACGCGGACCGCCTCGAAGCGATCGCCGACGAGCGGCTGTTTCAGGCTCCGCCGCAGGACCTCGACTTCGGGCAGCTCGGGCACGTCAGCGCCGGCTGCCCGGCGAGCCTCCCCCGGCAACCGCCAAGACCAGAGCCTCAAGCGCGGCGGTGCCTTCACCGCTGCCGCCCCGCAAGCGAATCTCCGCCTCGAGGACCTTCCAGGGAAGCTCACCCATCGCGGAGACGGCCTCCGGACCGCGGCGGGCCATGGCCGCCTTGTACATCTGGAAAAGGGGCCACGGGCCGGGCTTTCTCACCGCGCCCGGCCACTCCGCCATCAGTTTCGGCAACACTCGGGCCTTGAAGCCGTTGTAGTTCCCCGCCTCCGGCAGATTGTGAGCCATGGCGAGACCGTGGACAGCGGCCAACTGCTGACAGCGGCCGGCCAGCAGACTCAGGAACCGGAACCGCTCACCCTGTTCGTCTGCCGCGCTGTGGAGGTAGCGACGAAGTGCCGCCAACGCCGCGCCGGGCTTCCCGCTCTCCATCGCGTTGAAGACATCCCACACGTCCTGCTCGCCCCGGTCCACGACCGACTCTTCCACCGTGGCGAGGTCGATGCGGCTGGTGCCCTCCGGCACACCGGCGGCGATCTTTCGATACTCGGCCGCGAAGCGTGCCGCCGAGGCTTCATCCGCCGCCGAGGGGCCCCAGCCCTCCTTGCGCAACGTACGGCGCGCCAACTCCCGGGCCGCGACCGGTTCGATTCGCACGCCCGTCTCCCGCTCCAACTCGGCCACCACCGGGTCGAGGCCAGTCATCCTGCCACCGCGATCGAAAGCAAGTTGCTCGACCTCAAAAGCCGCGTTTCGTTCAAACAGACGGAGTACGAGAGGGTGCTTGCGATCCACGCTGCGTTCGGCGAACACCAGGGCGTGGCCTTCCGGCAGGCCGCCTTCCGCGGTCCGGTCGAGTTCCGCCAGGTTGCTTGTCGACCAACCGGTGAGATCTTCCGCTCGCGCAGCCTCCAGTAGTGCCGAGAGTCCCCGGAAAAGCTGGTCCCGTTCCTTCTTCGGCCGACCTCGGCGGCCGCCCTTTCGCTGTCCCTTGCCGCCCGCGAGAGCCGAGTCGGGCAGCGCGGCGATCGCCTCCTCGGCGGCGCCCG
Protein-coding regions in this window:
- the mutM gene encoding bifunctional DNA-formamidopyrimidine glycosylase/DNA-(apurinic or apyrimidinic site) lyase, with amino-acid sequence MPELPEVEVLRRSLKQPLVGDRFEAVRVHFPTLREPLCERRLRRLEGRRIVGLRRRAKYLWIDASGGETLVVHLGMSGRLTLVDRMEPLADHEHLGFELASGRRLRFRDPRRFGVAFVASTEGLDRDRHFRHLGVEPLAPGFDGARIAGLARGRTAPVKSFLMDASVVVGVGNIYASEALYRARIHPRRSVARIARRRFDVLAAAVRAVLGEAIEQGGTTLNDFADGEGNSGYFQVSLDVYDREGQACPAGCGMGIRRIVISNRSTYYCPRCQR